Genomic segment of Panicum virgatum strain AP13 chromosome 2K, P.virgatum_v5, whole genome shotgun sequence:
TGCCGGGGGCCGTGGCTCCGCTCGCCCTGGGGCTCTTGTGGCtttgccgccgctgccacctctTTTGGTGGTGGTGGGCCCGTGGCTGCCGGATCCGGCGCTCCCAGGTCCGGATCTGCCGGTTCCCCTTGCCGCCGTTCCTCGGGTGCGCCGGGGCCTGTGGATGCGCCGGATCTAGGGCTGGGGGCGCCTTCGTGCCCCGGGTGGCGGGGGGTGGGGGGCTCTGCCACGCCGCCGTCCTGCGGCTATAGCTACCACCGCCCTCCTGGCGATTGGGTGGCCGTGGGCCtgtgtccccgccgccgccccactggTGGTTAGTGGACTGGGGTCGTTCCACGGCTAGCGCCGCCCTTGTGGAGCCTGGATGCCGGCTAGGCATGGCATGGAGGTTCTTGCTCCTGGTGAAAACCATGTCCGTGCTACGGACAGGCGACGATGGCGCCTAGTGCGTCATGTCCCTGTTAGGGGCATTGCCATGGACACCTCCTATGCCTCCCCTGCTGATCTTCGCATCTCGGCTGCCGTCCTCGAGTCTGCCTTGGGCTACGGTCGCGGCGATCTGCCCTGGCATTGAGATTGGTTCCCTGGTGAAAACCATGTCCGATGCTCAGACTGACGACGTTGGCGTCTAGCGCGTCATAGTCCCCGTTGAGGGCGTCATCTTGGGACTTCTTCACGCTAAGGGTGGTCGGCCTTTGGAAGTTACCTACCGTGCTCCATTGATGCTTCATCACCTTGGTCTGCTTACGCTGCAGCTACCTTGACGGATGCTTTGCTGTCGTTGTGATGGCAGATGCTTTGCCACCCATATTTCGCTCGGTCCGGCGGATACTTTGCCGCCCTTGTTACTCCTactctggcggatgctttgccaccgtgTTTGCGCTGCTGATTGGTCATCTCTGGCGGATGCTTCGCCACTATGGAGCTGCTTATTCTGGTGGATGCCTCGGTGATGCTGTTCTTCATGTAGGTTCATCTGTGTTAGGTTGTTTCGTGGGTCTTGGCGGGTTGGTGAGGTCTTCTGCTCTGTGGTCGTCGTTCTGCTAGTGCTGTGGCTGTTTGTTTTCGTTGGCcccttttcaattttttctctGTTGTTACTCCTTTGTGTGCTTGTGCCGGTCAACTCCTGTTTGGCTAGCATCAAGTTATGTTTGTAATCTGCttccctcttaatgaaatacgtgctaaggcacgttcgcgaaaaaatatattttagagCTAGATTTACACCCAAGTACTTACTAGCGAGGCTGGATTTCTCTTTATCCCTATAGTTCCATTGATGTGCTTATTTGCTGTTAAGAAGGCTGGAGAATGTATTGACCTTAAAAATAGTACCATGCATCATAATATGCAAGAAATAAGAAGTCatgattttaaaaaaaacttggcCTCATGGGGGAAGAAACCACCGATCATTGAATAAGAGAAGACCTCTCACGCAGGCCAAGAAAACTCCTGAACCCCTACCCCATCCTTACACAGGGTACCATTACCCGTGTGAATGCGGGCCAGGACCTTCCTTTTGTGCTTTGGCGTGGCAgcaggcgaggggatttttttaaccccaGCCATCCACTGGACATGAATAATCTCTGTATTAGACAAAAAATGTTGATTACCGCGAGGTTTGGTAGGATTAACACATTGGGTGCGAATTTTATTCTCATCTTGGTGAGGAAATCATGCACAAATTGCTGTGAAGTGCTCTAAGCTTATGTTGGGTTTATATTTGAGTGGACcatgttttttctttctttttttatggTAATTCCCTTCACtaaaaatttgaggacattTGGGAAATTTAACTCAATGTCCTGCTGACATGTGGATCCTTACCTCCTTGGACCACATGCTAATGAGAATGAAGTGGTAATCATTAGTTAGCATCACTGTAAAAGTCATGCAATTAAATTAATGTATTCCCTTCAGTTATGTCCTGGGTGCAGCTGCAAATTGTTGGCTGGCATATATGGATCGGCTTTTGACAGGCGGCATTCCTAAGAGCGAGCGGaaagaaataaagaagaagatgCTTGACTTGGTTGACATTTACTATTTGGCTTTGGATGCAGCGAAGTCAGGGAACAAGGTTATTTCCAATCCTCGGCTCATATGTTTTGTTTTGATGTGAGAATTATTTGACTGAAGAATGAGAGATATGTATGAGTCTGGCGGAGATGAAATAATACAGGAACACATAGAAGAAACAGATGAACATTAAGTCTGAATATGTTTAAATATTTCCTATGTCACACTTTTAACCTTAAGATTTTTTTAATCTTCTTTTGCCCATCTGGCTTAAAATAGATCACTGTTCCTGAAGAGCTGATGGTCAAGCAGTACCCACACTTCATGGAACGATATCCTGACTACCATTCGGCATCCGTGCTGGGCAAAATCTATCATGAAGTAAAATCACAAGAGTCTGAAGCTGATCCTTCAATCAGTAAGTGGCTGATAAGTCTCATATCCCTCTTTCCCTTGACAACAGAGATGGTAACTaattttctccttttttccacgttgttctttttttattattatcagAGATAGTGCCCCTGCAATGCTTCACCGAGGTAGCAGTATCTGAAGATTACAAGCGCCGTTGGACATCTCTTTATCAGGAGTACTTGAGGGAGAGCTCTAAACTTTGTAAGCTGGAGGACAAAGCGGAGAGGAACATCAATTTCCACGAACTCTACCAAGAGTACAAGTGGGTAAGTATCCTTTTGCCGAatgtgtaaggaacatggcaccttttatgccatttcaagtgattttggtgatcgaatgacaatacaacacttggactaatatgattgttaagatgatcattctcaggcttttaggttcaagtgatgacaaagagaaagagaagatatgcGTAGCAAGggccgaagggccgcccctacgaaagctcttcggatcaggagcaccggaagaaccgacgccaagggcatcggtgcatccgatggtagtcggaagaaccgatgctatggAATTCTGGTgtagaagggaatcgaagccaagtcagcctataggcaccggttgaaccgacgggtcaaaaaggggcatcggtgcattgggcgtcctatattccagagacgatgtcaagcgcccaggagaagattcttcagcactggttcaaccgacggtgcatcggagtattgcgtcggtgcaatgacgtcagcgcccagtagaagattcttaagcaccggatgaaccggtgatgcatcggtacaaagcatcggttcaaccggtggtcactgcgtcagctgtcaggacttcaacggctacttcggtttatgagtgaccggaagaaccgacgctaccactgccagaggcatcggttcttccggtgatacgcagattttcaactgaccgttggagcaacggctacaagacttggtggcctatatatacgcctcaccccggccatttgaagcttgctggagtcccaagacaccttatacacatccaagaacatctccaagccatacaagagctcatagatcatatccttagcttatagcactagctttgtaaagtgtgagtgctagattagctcttagtgagtgtgattgcaaggccttgagcctttgtgctgtggttctctagtgaaccaaaacaagagcttggtgcgccggcaccttggagcgtgaagctcaccggcaacgtcatcgaccctccgacttggtgtggagcggcgacgacactttgtgcgggggacgtggagacccccatcatttgtggagaagctccatagtggaacccggggccaaggtgaccgtgattgtgttcacggaagagacttggtggccgagtagcaatactcttagtgagtgctacaacaacgtggatgtaggtgtgcctttgtggctaaccgaaccacgggataaacacccgcgtcaagagtttgctatctcctatcccgctttttaagcttccgcatttattacttgcaatctttgtgcctttactttcatagagtagtttcttgttaggaaaggctatagggtgcataactcttttgggatatgggttttacactagaacaacctagttgcacatctagatagcttgttttagtttaagttttgtgcaaactagatggagccataggtctaagttttttattagtgcctaattcaccccctccccctcttaggctagagaaCCTGATCACTTTCAGAATGGAAGACATTTAAAGTTCAAAGGCTGCCCTAAGAGcaagcatgtttttttttttcttgcgggATTTTGCAGATGCTGTACAAGGCCGAGGAGTTTGAGTACAGCCCGAGGGAGCGCTTCGATCTCTTCAACGAGGCCTGCGCGGTGTACCAGGTGGTGTACGAGCACGCGACGTCCTGCAACCAGGTCAGCAAGTGCGGCTTCGCTTGGAAGGTGGCTGGTCGCGCGCTGTGCCAGCTGTACATGCTGAAGCACAGCGGAGACACCATGCTCTGCTCCTTCTCCGTTCTTGAGGGCGCTTTCAAGAAGAACCACCGCACGTAGCGCCTAGCGCTTTGCGTAGTTGGAATGCCTTTTGTGTGTCAATCTGATGGTGGAGCAGCACTTTGTAGTGATGCTATTAGGCGATGCACAAGGTTGCGAAGAAGCAAACCTTTTGGCTACAATTCACCTGCATCTGATACAGAGGACTGTGCCTGTGCGCATTGTATGTATCGCTCTTGGAAGATCTTAATGGTGTACGTATGTGCTAGTATATGGTATGTGCATCGACTGGGTTCATTCAGAACTAGAATCTGGAACATGTCCAAGTCCTCTGTTCTTGGTCGTCCCGGAATTAACCGAGTAAAGTTGTAGCCTCACCTTCTGTAATCTGAATGAAATGGAACCCTTTGACACTTAATAACGGCATGCATCTTTAAACTTTTATAGGTGCCACTTGGACATCTCACTTGTGTGATAGCCCAGGTTTTTAAAACACTAATTAAGACTAAATTCTTCAAATTAGCAAATTGAATTGGGTTTACTTATGATAGTACGATGAGTACGAATATGAGTAAGAACGTACTGGCCACGACGGCTACAATAACCTCAAAAGAGGCCATACCCAAATTTAAGGGTACTATATCACATGGACATCCTAGTAGCAGCAATGATGAAAAGACAGCAAGGACCAAGTCATTGAGAAGCCACAAAGATGAATAAGACACCAAGGAACCAAACATCCCCGGACTAATTTTGGTGGACATGATTGTACAAGGTGTCCGGGTATGAACCATACTCTACCCAGATGGAAAGGTTGTATACTAGACCCAAGCAGACAAAGTCGGGATGAGAACGGCTGATATACGTGTGGTATTGGTCTTGGGAATTGGTTGAAAGGCAAGAAGGTTTGTAACCCTGGTTCATAGAGTGAAATTTACCTAAAAGGGAATAAAAATGGTTGGTTTCAGTGGAAAATGGTTGTACATGGCAGCCACACATGGTTCCATGTTCATCCGGGTTCAAACGGACCATGTTGCGGTGAAAACAGACGAAAAACGTGTGCTATAGGTCATGGGAGGCGAAAACCTAGGCCGAACGACCAATCGGTATGTAACCCTGGCCAAAAAATGGAAATGGCCCACAACGGGATGGAAACGGTTCATTTCGGTCCGAAATGTTGTACATGGCACCCGCACATGGAACTATGTCCATCCGGGTGGAAACGAACCATGCTAGGGTGAAAATAGACGAAAAACATGGGCTATAGGTCATGGGAGGTGAAAACATAGGCCGAACGACCATTCAGTATGTAACCCTGGACAAAAAATGGAAACGGCCCACAATGAAATGGAAACGGTTCATTTCGGTCGGAAATGTTGTACATGGCACCCGCACATGGAACTATGTCCATTCGGGTGCAAACGAACCATGATAGGATGAAAATAGTTGAGAAACGTGTGTTATAGGTCACGGGAGCCAAAACATAGGCCAAATGGCCATTTGGCATGTCAACATGGCAAAGAAGTGGAAATGTCCCAAAACGGCCCAAAAACATGAAATCAGGCTCAATGCGGAGAAAACGAGTCAAGAACGGGCGAATTCGGCCTCCGGAGGTGATGGGAGGGCTGGGTTTCCGATACCTCACATGACTAGACTCAAAAAACTGGCTAGTTTTTTAGCCTAGACATGTTATCTCACCTATCACAGGCGTTTCAGGCAACCCCCCAAAACTGTACACCCGAAAGGCTAAAAATTTCCCAGAACTTCTGGGGTCGGAGAATGCCCCCCGGGTATAGTAGTGGGGAGCCGATGCAGTGAACGGGTACTTGTGTTTCGGCCATGTGTTTCGGGTTGTTTCGGGTGCTCCAAGCTGTACCCTCCTCACCTCGCTGTGGTTCACGATGGCCGGCCACACCACGGTTTTCGGCCAGGCTAAACTTCGGTTGGCCGGTGTGGGCTTCGTGTTCTTGGGGATTCCGACGTACGGTCATgtggctttgaactcatttctcaagttcGGGCAAGGGGAGCTCGTAGACTGGTCTCGGCGATGGTTTGCTCTCGTTTCCTGCGTTCGGCCTTGGGGATTCCGATGCTTCAGTCATatgtctttgaactcatttcccAAGACTCGGAGCACTGCCCCAACAGACAAGGTCGTTTAGGGGCTTGCCAAGGTAAGCCGGGATGGATTTCAGTTGCTCAGGGATTCCGACCGTTTGGTCATGttggctttgaactcatttctcaagtttGTGCAAGGGGGACTCGTAGACTAGCCTCGGCGATGGCTTGCTCTCGTTTCCTGCGTTCGGGCTTGGG
This window contains:
- the LOC120695193 gene encoding probable RNA-dependent RNA polymerase 4, translating into MDRLLTGGIPKSERKEIKKKMLDLVDIYYLALDAAKSGNKITVPEELMVKQYPHFMERYPDYHSASVLGKIYHEVKSQESEADPSIKIVPLQCFTEVAVSEDYKRRWTSLYQEYLRESSKLCKLEDKAERNINFHELYQEYKWMLYKAEEFEYSPRERFDLFNEACAVYQVVYEHATSCNQVSKCGFAWKVAGRALCQLYMLKHSGDTMLCSFSVLEGAFKKNHRT